A single region of the Thermus antranikianii DSM 12462 genome encodes:
- the prfB gene encoding peptide chain release factor 2 (programmed frameshift), whose protein sequence is MDLDLLATRLESLRGYLDIPGKEARLKELEKRLEDPALWQNPEEARRISQEAARLRRTVDTFRSLESDLEGLLELWQEFPAEEREVLRPELLEAAKKLESLYHETLLSFPHAEKNAILTIQPGAGGTEACDWAEMLLRMYTRFAERQGFQVEVVDVTPGAEAGIDYAQIIVRGENAYGFLAPEAGVHRLVRPSPFDASGRRHTSFAGVEVMPEVDDTVEVVIRPEDLRIDVFRSQGHGGQGVNTTDSAVRIVHLPTGITVTCQTTRSQIKNKELAMKVLRSRLYELEWRKKQEELRKLRGEVRPIEWGSQIRSYVLDKQYVKDHRTGLMRFDPQNVLDGDLLDFIWAGLEWKAGRRQAVEEVEAD, encoded by the exons ATGGACCTGGACCTTCTTGCCACCCGCTTGGAAAGCCTCCGGGGGTATCTT GACATCCCCGGTAAGGAAGCCCGTTTAAAGGAGCTGGAGAAACGCTTGGAAGACCCGGCCCTCTGGCAGAATCCGGAGGAGGCTAGGCGGATAAGCCAGGAAGCCGCCCGCTTGCGGCGCACGGTGGATACCTTCCGTTCCCTGGAGAGCGACCTCGAGGGCCTCCTGGAGCTGTGGCAGGAGTTTCCCGCAGAGGAGCGGGAGGTTCTTAGGCCTGAGCTTTTGGAGGCGGCCAAGAAGCTGGAAAGCCTTTACCACGAGACCCTTCTTTCCTTCCCCCACGCGGAGAAGAACGCCATCCTCACCATCCAGCCCGGGGCTGGGGGTACGGAGGCCTGCGACTGGGCGGAGATGCTTTTGCGGATGTACACCCGTTTCGCCGAGCGCCAGGGGTTCCAGGTGGAGGTGGTGGACGTGACCCCTGGGGCGGAGGCGGGCATCGACTATGCCCAGATCATCGTCCGGGGGGAGAACGCTTATGGGTTCCTCGCCCCCGAGGCGGGGGTCCACCGCCTGGTCCGTCCCTCCCCCTTTGACGCCTCGGGGCGCCGCCACACCTCCTTCGCCGGGGTAGAGGTGATGCCCGAGGTGGACGACACCGTGGAGGTGGTCATCCGGCCCGAGGACCTGCGCATCGACGTGTTCCGCTCCCAGGGGCACGGGGGCCAGGGGGTGAACACCACCGATAGCGCCGTGCGCATCGTGCACCTGCCCACGGGGATCACCGTCACCTGCCAGACCACCCGGAGCCAGATCAAGAACAAGGAGCTGGCCATGAAGGTCCTCCGCTCCCGGCTTTACGAGCTGGAGTGGAGGAAGAAGCAGGAGGAACTCAGGAAGCTCCGGGGCGAGGTGCGGCCCATCGAGTGGGGAAGCCAGATCCGTAGCTACGTCCTGGACAAGCAGTACGTGAAGGACCACCGCACGGGCCTCATGCGCTTTGATCCCCAGAACGTCCTGGACGGGGACCTCTTGGACTTCATCTGGGCGGGGCTGGAGTGGAAGGCGGGCCGCCGCCAGGCGGTGGAGGAGGTGGAGGCCGACTAG
- the murA gene encoding UDP-N-acetylglucosamine 1-carboxyvinyltransferase: MMFKDSRRGSRILRIEGGQPLSGELRVYPAKNAALPILAASLLTPEPITLLEVPRLRDVEVMLELLSHLGTRYQWEGRTLHLHTPEIRNTHAPYELVGQMRASFIVWGALLARVGEGRISLPGGCAFGARPVDQHVKALRALGAEVVEEENTFYARRTRPLAGRVVFDLPTVGGTEQAMLAVALGGEATLVQAAMEPEVEDLGRFLKMLGVEVHGLGSPILHIRGAKRLGGGTYRIIPDRIEAGTYLLAAAATRGSITLREVRPDHLDALLDKLQQSGHRVEVGKDWVRFWAVPDPKPFFVEAREYPGFPTDLQPIVTAYLATVPGQSAITDRVYPDRFTHVGELARMGAELYLRDRTLLVNGKRLHGAQVKALDIRAGGGLVVAALSAEGVSEIEGVYFLERGYEHLEERLKALGARVSLAEVPLAPLAAD; encoded by the coding sequence ATGATGTTCAAGGACTCGCGGCGGGGCAGCAGGATCTTGCGGATTGAGGGAGGCCAGCCCCTTTCCGGCGAGCTGCGCGTTTATCCGGCTAAAAACGCCGCCTTGCCCATCCTGGCAGCGAGCCTCCTCACACCCGAGCCCATCACCCTCTTGGAGGTGCCCAGGCTGAGGGATGTGGAGGTGATGCTGGAGCTTCTTTCCCACCTCGGCACCCGTTACCAGTGGGAAGGACGCACCCTCCACCTGCACACCCCGGAGATCCGGAACACCCACGCCCCCTATGAGTTGGTGGGGCAGATGCGGGCCAGCTTTATCGTCTGGGGGGCCCTTCTTGCCCGGGTGGGGGAGGGGCGAATCTCCCTGCCGGGGGGGTGCGCCTTCGGGGCCAGGCCGGTGGACCAGCACGTGAAGGCCTTGCGGGCCCTGGGGGCCGAGGTGGTGGAGGAGGAGAACACCTTCTACGCCCGAAGGACCCGTCCCCTTGCGGGAAGGGTGGTCTTCGACCTGCCCACGGTGGGCGGGACCGAGCAGGCCATGCTGGCGGTGGCCCTTGGGGGTGAGGCCACCTTGGTGCAGGCGGCCATGGAACCGGAGGTGGAGGACCTGGGCCGCTTTCTCAAGATGCTGGGGGTGGAGGTCCATGGTCTGGGTAGCCCCATCCTGCACATCCGGGGTGCCAAGCGGCTTGGCGGGGGTACTTACCGCATCATCCCCGATCGCATAGAGGCCGGTACCTACCTCCTGGCGGCGGCGGCCACCCGGGGATCCATCACCCTAAGGGAGGTGCGCCCCGACCACCTGGATGCCCTTTTGGATAAGCTTCAGCAGTCCGGGCACCGGGTGGAGGTGGGGAAGGACTGGGTGCGGTTCTGGGCCGTACCTGATCCCAAGCCCTTCTTTGTGGAGGCCCGGGAGTACCCCGGCTTCCCCACGGATCTTCAGCCCATCGTTACCGCCTATCTGGCCACGGTTCCCGGGCAGAGCGCCATCACCGACCGGGTTTACCCGGACCGTTTCACCCATGTGGGGGAGCTGGCCCGGATGGGGGCTGAGCTTTACCTGAGGGACCGCACCCTCCTGGTGAACGGGAAGCGGTTGCACGGGGCCCAGGTGAAGGCCCTGGATATCCGTGCCGGGGGTGGGTTGGTGGTGGCCGCCCTGAGCGCCGAGGGGGTTTCCGAAATCGAAGGAGTCTATTTTCTTGAACGGGGGTATGAGCACCTGGAGGAGCGCCTGAAGGCCTTAGGGGCCAGGGTGAGCCTGGCCGAGGTTCCCTTGGCCCCACTGGCCGCTGACTGA